The DNA region CTCTTAACTGTCCATTAACATGTGACATTCAGGTTACATGTGCTGCATTCTTCGAACTTCCCGTGAACTTACTGTACTAGCCAGAAGCTGGTAGAAAGTGACTGTGATTAAAAACTGTCCTGTTTGTTTTGCTAAGCATTTTATGGGCCACAACTTTATTTACTGTTACCAAGTTGTTAGCATGACAGAAAAGACACCGCGTCCAGTGTAAAGAGATGACCATTCTCCTTACACTTAAAATCACTCTGTGACTTTTTACTATGTTCCTTTTTTTCCAGGTGTGACACTTGTTGTATTACCTTTCGCACTCATCGGGGTTTGCTGCGTCATAATGCAGTTATTCACAAGCAGCTTCCAAGAGACCCATTGGGAAAGCCTTTCATTCAGAACAATCCTTCAATTCCAGCAGGCTTCCATGATTTGGGATTCACAGACTTCTCCTGTAGGAAATTTCCCCGCATTTCTCAGGTATTATATATCCCTAGCTCTGAAAATTGCAGCCATGCTTATCTGTTGAATTAATTGAAGGATTTTGTATTGGGTAATGCAGAGACTAACTTAGAAGGTTTAGTGGAAAGCTATAGAACATATTCAACCTTTTTAGATTCCACAATTTTCCTCTCAATGTTAGATCTCAAGTGGCGTCTTGGAGGATGCCTTTTAGGTTAGTTTGTTAAAggttttttataattatttttaaaggaaaacttttGGGGCTGTTAAAAATTaatctctgctcctcccctcagTTCCCCCCCCAAAATTAGTTTTGTTCCACATTTAAAATACCTATAAAAGACACATGATAGAGTCAGGAATACATGATAGGCTTTGCTCTGCTCTTTATATGCACATTTTGGTGTGGTATAGAGATTTTGTCAGTTTGTGAAATTTATATTACTTGTGCGTGGCGACACCTTGGGTGAGGTTAGACAGTTCCCCCAAATGTGTGGCTATAAAAACTTTTACACTACTCCCATACCTGCATGAATTCTGAACGTACTACAGAATTTACAGAAAAagcattttgtaaatatttttgagtTGTAAAATTTTGCACTGGAAATCTTGTTTATGTCCTTCTACTTGCAAAGCCCACCTGCCTTAATTACCATGTGTCCAAATGTAGAGGGCTCACAAGGAGAAGAACAttcaaattaatatatttatagTCCCTCTCAAAAAAAGACCTGAAATAGAATTTTGTATACTGAAAGGTCCTGACTTAAAAGTCCAATACTTCAGGACCATCCAGGTTCAGTGACTGCCCCATTAGGAAGCTGGTAATCTCTCCTTCCCAGCGGGATTAATCTCTGTTTTCTAGTTCTGGCGGGTTGCAAGatactagaccaggggtgggcgaACTACTTGCCGCATTTGGCCTGCGAGCCATTTTAAGCCAGCCCACAAGCTGCACCACACGGCTCGGCCCCTCTCTGGTCAGGGCCGTACCATGTGGCTCGACCCTGAGTCCGCAGGGTCGGGTCCACActgcgtggctcctggaagcagtggcatgtcccttcttcaGATCCTAGACACTCCAACGGGAGCTGAaggagcagtgcctgcagatggggcagcatgcagagcttccTGGCCGTGCCTACACCTAGGAgctagagaagggacatgctactgcttccgggagccactcgAGGTAAACActgctcggagcctgcaccccctgagcctcttcccatgccccaaccccctgccccagccctgatcctcctcccgccCTGCAAACACCTCGATCCCAGCATGGAGcatgcaccctcctgcaccccaaagctttcatccacaccccctccttcacccctacctcaattttgtgagcattcatggcccaccatacaatttctgttccccgatgtggcccttgggccaaaaagtttgcctactccTGTAGTAGACTTAAATTCTATCACTGGTGCAGGACTGTCCCAATCTGCATCTCAGATTGGTGTGGGTTTTATGAAGGAATTTCACATTCAGGAAAGAAGGGAACATTTTTTGAcaggttgatttattttattatttttattactaaattGCTCAGGAGTTTGAAAAGTTAGATTTAGTCCTGGAAGAGCTGGATTAGTAGGCAGAAAGCAGATGATGTAGTCATAGGTTCATATTAATGCAGTTTATCGCATAATTATCACCACTAcatgtatattttatatacacactcacacatatGATTTTAAGTATGCAAAAATGTAATCTAAGCATTCTCCAGGATTCTGCATAGAATTTACCTTTCTTTAAAGGGTGAGGAATTGTTGGGCATAAACTTATGTTGTCTTTTTAGAAACATTATTTTGCTATCCCTGCCTGTCTGAGTTGCAGGCCCTGGAGGATACcagaataaacaaaaatgtagATTCTGTAAACATAGTGCTAGCCCTCTGTCTGTTTGCAAACGGTGTCCTGGAATAAGCCTGGAATGTATAAAATAATAGTGGACAAACTTTGCCGCACATGGGCAGTACTAGCAACATTGAGAGTAGCCTGAGGGCTACTTTTAATTCACATATACCTTAATAAAAGTATGCATGAATTTACATACATGCCCCTACGAGGTGTTTTACAATAAATTTACATAAACTTCACTTGCTGTAAACCTCTCTCCTCTtttttgtcccccttcccccctttaaatttctcttttgttaataaaattaCTTGTTAACTTCTGGTGGATATTATTTGATTGTTTATATAAAgggatatttaaaaaataataattttcatgtTCTGAAAAAGATTAGTTTACACTGGAAAAGAAAGTTTGCCATAAAATTTGCAATCTCTTGAGAGAGGGAGAagtaaaatttgttttctttttctgcatAAGGCTTGTTTGATATTTAGGCATTATAATTCAAATACTAGGTCAGTTACGTTATTTTGTGGCTATCTTGTAGGTGTGGTGTGAAACGAATCTGCGAAGATGCATCAGTGAATTTCATCGGTTTATTTGCGAGACGTGTAACAAGGCATTCCCCATGCATTCGGCACTCAAACTGCACACACAAACCCATATGGTTGATCAGGGAAAAGAAAAGCACAAACTGCAGGTAAAGACCCCAGCTGGGGAGAACCCAGACCAGAAAGTCTACATGGCGTCCTTGGGCCTACAGCACACCAAAGACATCAAGCCTGTCAAACAGGAGGAGGTTATGCAAGATGAGGTCCAAGAAATGCAGTTTAGAACACTGAAGAGTAACCTACCTCAGGAACCTGGCAGCACTAGCCTGCTGAACATGTCTGCTCTGGAAGCTGCTTCCATGGGAGGTTCTTTTTCGGTCCTTccgcctacaaaagagaacatgAAGCTTCTGTCGCTGCAGCCTTTCCAGAAGGGCTTTATCATTCAGCCCGACAGCAGTATTGTGGTCAAACCCATCTCCAACGAGTCTGCCATCGAACTGGCTGACATTCAGCAGATCTTAAAGATGGCTTCTTCAGCTCCTCCTCAGATAAGTCTTCCGCCACTTTCTAAGGCACCTGCTGTCCCTGTGCAGTCTATTTTCAAGCATATGCCTCCTCTAAAGCCAAAGCCCTTGGTGGCTCCTCGAACAGTTGTAGCAACCTCTACGCCACCTCCACTGATCAGTGCACAGCAAGCCTCGCCTGGGTGCATCAGTCCAAGCCTTCCCCCGCCGCCACTGAGGCTGATCAAAAACTCTGTGGAGTCCGCTTCCAGGGCTCACCTTACGCAGTCCAAATCAGGAAACAAATCTAGTCCTTCACAGTTATTCCCTCAGCCCAAGACAGAGCCACTGAGTCAGCATGAAATGAAAACCCAGCTGGAACAAGACAGTATCATAGAAGCCCTGTTGCCTTTGAGTATGGAAGCCAAGATCAAGCAAGAGGTCACAGAAGGGGACCTCAAGGCCATCATTGCAGGGGCCGCAAACAAGAAGGCACCAGCAATGAGGAAAGTCTTGTACCCGTGTCGCTTCTGCGACCAGGTATTCGCCTTCTCTGGTGTCTTGAGGGCTCACATTCGCTCTCACTTGGGCATCTCCCCTTACCAGTGCAACATCTGTGAATACATTGCAGCTGACAAGGCAGCACTGATTCGCCATCTGCGGACGCACAGTGGAGAGAGGCCGTACATCTGTAAAATTTGCCACTACCCTTTCACAGTGAAAGCCAACTGTGAGAGGCACCTGCGCAAAAAGCACCTCAAAGTGACCAGGAAGGACATAGAAAAGAACATTGAGTATGTCACCAGCAATGCAGCAGAGATGGTGGATGCTTTCTGCTCCCCTGATACAGTGTGCAAATTCTGCGGTGAGGACCTCAAGCATTATCGCGCCCTGCGCATCCACATGAGGACTCACAGCGGCTGCCAGAAGAAGAAGCCGTTTGAGTGCAAAGAGTGCGGCACTGCCTTCTCAGCCAAGCGAAACTGCATTCACCATATCCTCAAGCAACACTTACatgtgcaagagagagagatagagaacTACATCCTGGCAGTGGACTGCAGTCCGCAGGAGAACCAGGCAGACCCTCCACTACTGGAGGACAGCACTTACATGGACCGCAAGTCCATCACGTCTTTCCTGGAATCACAGAATGGCTTTTTGCGGGGGGCACCTTCTCATGTTCCAATCAAACTTGAACCTGCAAATAATTTCCCGATGGACTTTGACGAGCCCTTAGACTTCTCACAAAAGAACAAAAACTTAAGCACGGTGCAAGTGAAGCAGGAGAACCTGTTTGGCACCTCTTCCTTGTCTCACTATGACTGCTCCATGGAGCCCATAGACCTGTCAATTCCCAAAGCCCTCAAGAAGGATAAAGATGATGTCCAGAGTGAAGCCAAGAAACAAGACCAAGTTTCTGAGAATAGCGACAAGCTCTATAACTGTCAGCAGTCCCCTCTGGCCTTCGGTACCAACGGGAGCGTGGAGAAAAATGGAGCCCTCAAACATTCCCAGACACTGAAGGGTCCCTTGCATTTGACTGTCCCAATCATTTCTCCAGCTCTTCTTGGCAACTCTGGCTTGCTGCGACCCTTGAGGCCTAAGCCACCACCTCTTTTGCCAAAGCCTCCGGTAACTAAAGAGCTGCCACCTCTGGCTTCCATTGCCCAGATCATTTCATCTGTGtcttctgctcctgctttgctGAAAACAGAGGTAACAGACTCCAATCCCaaggcagccagcagctccaCTGGTTCTGATAAATCAGGGAACTCCAAACCAAAAGCGACAATCACAATGGGTATCCAGAAAGATTCCAGCCTTCTCAGTGACCTTACTCAGAAGGCAGATCCAAATGTTCCAGAGAAGTCTCATGTTGCTGATGCTGGATTGGCTAAGAAAAGAGGTAGGAAGAAAGGAACGAAAAACAAGCCTAAAGCGAGCAGTGGTGTGGACCTGGAGTCAAGCGGAGAGTTCGCTAGCATAGAGAAGATGCTAGCTACCACAGACACTAATAAATTTAGTCCATTTCTGCAGTCCACTGATGATTTCAAAGAGGAAGCTGACAGAAACGGAACAAGTGAAGACGAGAGAGAAACTGCCGACGATAAGCTGCTGAGAGGAAAGAGGAGTGCTTACTCAAACTGCCTGCAAAAAATCACCTGTCCTTACTGTCCCCGAGTCTTTCCGTGGGCGAGTTCCCTGCAGCGCCACATGCTCACTCACACAGGTAAGAGAGCCTCATGCTGTAATGGTTAGATTGTAGTCACTGAGCTTATTTTCCCTGAAAGAGACTTTCTGACGACTTGGGAGACTCAGCGCACTATGTTAGCTGGACGGATGGGAGTGAAGGGTGTCATTCATCCATTCATCTCCCCCTGCTTATAGTCTGAATAATTTTGCTCTTTGATTTGTGACTTCTCAACCATTCCCATTATTTTGGGGTATGAAAACACAACAGTGTACTGTGGTGTTTGTCAAAAATATTGTAGCTCACCTAACTTCTGTATCCATGGATATCTAGAGGTAAATTCTGCTCTCCTACATGTAGTACAGATCTGGCACAAatcaggttatgtctacactatgagctaggggtgtgattctgaGTACGCATACTCGCATTAGctcaggtataaatagcagtatatTCGTGGTAGTAGTAGCAGAGGAACAGCTGAGCCACGTACGTACCCGGGCAGTTTGTACACGGCACGGCTgttgtgtctctgctgctgctatttatactcatatTAGCTCAATGAGAGTTAATGCAAGTATGTGTACACAAGCCAGTGATTCACACCCCAAGTTCACTGTGTAGTTGTAGCCTcagttgacatcagtggagttctTCTGTTATGCTTAAGAAGAGAATTTTTCCTCTAGTTTTCAGTTATTCTAACTTTATTCTGAAGATGAGCTTATGTATTGAATAGTTCTTTGTTGATTATTTGTTTGGCTGCCTTTCTTCATTAGCAGCTTGTCAGCTTTAGTAAATATATAAGGAAATTTAAAACTGAGagcaaataaatgaaaactccATAGCAGAACAAGATCATATGAACTGCAATCTTGGATCAAAGAAGTGGTCCCTCTAGTTTAGTATTGGTTGCTCATGGTGGTCAGTACCGTGTACTTCAGACAAAGGTACAAAAAACATCATAATGAACAGCTGCATAATAACCTGCACCATAGGGGatgtttcttcctaaccccagaCATTTAGGAggctggcttatgccctgaagcaagaAGACTTACTGTATATTCCTTAGAACTTTTTCTTGATATCGTATTGCTGCGTAAATAACATTAAACTTTTATATTGCAAGGGCATTATGAGGAGACTGAtctgtttgtttttcactttaaaacaaataaataatgctgTAGTGAATGCTGCATTGctttttactctcccttttcaACTAGCATTGCAGCAGAGCCACGGGTAGACTCTCATCCTGTGTACAGAGAGAAGCAAAGCTGCAGTCTTGGACCCCTAGTCtctctttcattttatttaaagagGAGAAGTAGCAGTTTACGCTCTTAGCATTTGCTTTTGTATTGAGGAGTATCAAATCCTGACATCAAGAAGAATAAGAGTAATGGGCATTTGTAAGCAATGCTctctcctgtgggaattctgtataTTAACCAAGTAGTGT from Gopherus evgoodei ecotype Sinaloan lineage chromosome 2, rGopEvg1_v1.p, whole genome shotgun sequence includes:
- the RREB1 gene encoding ras-responsive element-binding protein 1 isoform X1, which codes for MNFAHPQKRHFDSIFRNNFASLLSPPASPTHHQRIMSRRKQPSPSKSKLLEGAIEDLDSAKLNTLSGESSKQEENLIVQQSREENEEKQLKSLTNYKTPTLSNSLESTDLSSIDAMMSAVMSVGKIAENGGNSQNIKSPSKSPAPNRIGRRNQETKEEKSSYTCPLCEKICTTQHQLTMHIRQHNTDTGGTDHSCSICGKSLSSASSLDRHMLVHSGERPYKCSVCGQSFTTNGNMHRHMKIHEKDPNSTASTTPPSPLKRRRLSCKRKLSHEPETDREERTPAKKVIEEAQSSEVEKKAEEEVYRCPVCFKEFVCKYGLETHMETHPDTSLRCDTCCITFRTHRGLLRHNAVIHKQLPRDPLGKPFIQNNPSIPAGFHDLGFTDFSCRKFPRISQVWCETNLRRCISEFHRFICETCNKAFPMHSALKLHTQTHMVDQGKEKHKLQVKTPAGENPDQKVYMASLGLQHTKDIKPVKQEEVMQDEVQEMQFRTLKSNLPQEPGSTSLLNMSALEAASMGGSFSVLPPTKENMKLLSLQPFQKGFIIQPDSSIVVKPISNESAIELADIQQILKMASSAPPQISLPPLSKAPAVPVQSIFKHMPPLKPKPLVAPRTVVATSTPPPLISAQQASPGCISPSLPPPPLRLIKNSVESASRAHLTQSKSGNKSSPSQLFPQPKTEPLSQHEMKTQLEQDSIIEALLPLSMEAKIKQEVTEGDLKAIIAGAANKKAPAMRKVLYPCRFCDQVFAFSGVLRAHIRSHLGISPYQCNICEYIAADKAALIRHLRTHSGERPYICKICHYPFTVKANCERHLRKKHLKVTRKDIEKNIEYVTSNAAEMVDAFCSPDTVCKFCGEDLKHYRALRIHMRTHSGCQKKKPFECKECGTAFSAKRNCIHHILKQHLHVQEREIENYILAVDCSPQENQADPPLLEDSTYMDRKSITSFLESQNGFLRGAPSHVPIKLEPANNFPMDFDEPLDFSQKNKNLSTVQVKQENLFGTSSLSHYDCSMEPIDLSIPKALKKDKDDVQSEAKKQDQVSENSDKLYNCQQSPLAFGTNGSVEKNGALKHSQTLKGPLHLTVPIISPALLGNSGLLRPLRPKPPPLLPKPPVTKELPPLASIAQIISSVSSAPALLKTEVTDSNPKAASSSTGSDKSGNSKPKATITMGIQKDSSLLSDLTQKADPNVPEKSHVADAGLAKKRGRKKGTKNKPKASSGVDLESSGEFASIEKMLATTDTNKFSPFLQSTDDFKEEADRNGTSEDERETADDKLLRGKRSAYSNCLQKITCPYCPRVFPWASSLQRHMLTHTGQKPFPCQKCDVFFSTKSNCERHLLRKHGVANCSLRRNGLIPQSKESDAGSHDSTDSQSDLETLGGVLDLTSCEREQPEEETELLEDKCSPKQEQKVDLPQGEEDAQEKANEYEEGPEEDSLSNKSLDLNFASKLMDFKLAESDQSAGNCSQSEKKHACDVCGKIFKFAGTLGRHKKAHVREDRKDGKSSEDESKSVQEEAGAPTKQDSTLDQEELPMDLKVLESSVDCEATGKENEESESVSEGESTERKSCEKSDDDKKPKTNGAKSTTKADKRKKVCTVCNKRFWSLQDLTRHMRSHTGERPYKCQTCERTFTLKHSLVRHQRIHQKVKNARNHEKESDKEETQSRCEEDSENESIHSGTNPISENECDSVAGLGNHSSVPRNRKESLANAAKGSLCREEKTPGRTASTCLAESSKNAQKQITKDQESRGNCDHESPSGFIQDLLEMHNKKSPMNHILASADSTPQLLGAE
- the RREB1 gene encoding ras-responsive element-binding protein 1 isoform X2 — encoded protein: MNFAHPQKRHFDSIFRNNFASLLSPPASPTHHQRIMSRRKQPSPSKSKLLEGAIEDLDSAKLNTLSGESSKQEENLIVQQSREENEEKQLKSLTNYKTPTLSNSLESTDLSSIDAMMSAVMSVGKIAENGGNSQNIKSPSKSPAPNRIGRRNQETKEEKSSYTCPLCEKICTTQHQLTMHIRQHNTDTGGTDHSCSICGKSLSSASSLDRHMLVHSGERPYKCSVCGQSFTTNGNMHRHMKIHEKDPNSTASTTPPSPLKRRRLSCKRKLSHEPETDREERTPAKKVIEEAQSSEVEKKAEEEVYRCPVCFKEFVCKYGLETHMETHPDTSLRCDTCCITFRTHRGLLRHNAVIHKQLPRDPLGKPFIQNNPSIPAGFHDLGFTDFSCRKFPRISQVWCETNLRRCISEFHRFICETCNKAFPMHSALKLHTQTHMVDQGKEKHKLQVKTPAGENPDQKVYMASLGLQHTKDIKPVKQEEVMQDEVQEMQFRTLKSNLPQEPGSTSLLNMSALEAASMGGSFSVLPPTKENMKLLSLQPFQKGFIIQPDSSIVVKPISNESAIELADIQQILKMASSAPPQISLPPLSKAPAVPVQSIFKHMPPLKPKPLVAPRTVVATSTPPPLISAQQASPGCISPSLPPPPLRLIKNSVESASRAHLTQSKSGNKSSPSQLFPQPKTEPLSQHEMKTQLEQDSIIEALLPLSMEAKIKQEVTEGDLKAIIAGAANKKAPAMRKVLYPCRFCDQVFAFSGVLRAHIRSHLGISPYQCNICEYIAADKAALIRHLRTHSGERPYICKICHYPFTVKANCERHLRKKHLKVTRKDIEKNIEYVTSNAAEMVDAFCSPDTVCKFCGEDLKHYRALRIHMRTHSGCQKKKPFECKECGTAFSAKRNCIHHILKQHLHVQEREIENYILAVDCSPQENQADPPLLEDSTYMDRKSITSFLESQNGFLRGAPSHVPIKLEPANNFPMDFDEPLDFSQKNKNLSTVQVKQENLFGTSSLSHYDCSMEPIDLSIPKALKKDKDDVQSEAKKQDQVSENSDKLYNCQQSPLAFGTNGSVEKNGALKHSQTLKGPLHLTVPIISPALLGNSGLLRPLRPKPPPLLPKPPVTKELPPLASIAQIISSVSSAPALLKTEVTDSNPKAASSSTGSDKSGNSKPKATITMGIQKDSSLLSDLTQKADPNVPEKSHVADAGLAKKRGRKKGTKNKPKASSGVDLESSGEFASIEKMLATTDTNKFSPFLQSTDDFKEEADRNGTSEDERETADDKLLRGKRSAYSNCLQKITCPYCPRVFPWASSLQRHMLTHTDSQSDLETLGGVLDLTSCEREQPEEETELLEDKCSPKQEQKVDLPQGEEDAQEKANEYEEGPEEDSLSNKSLDLNFASKLMDFKLAESDQSAGNCSQSEKKHACDVCGKIFKFAGTLGRHKKAHVREDRKDGKSSEDESKSVQEEAGAPTKQDSTLDQEELPMDLKVLESSVDCEATGKENEESESVSEGESTERKSCEKSDDDKKPKTNGAKSTTKADKRKKVCTVCNKRFWSLQDLTRHMRSHTGERPYKCQTCERTFTLKHSLVRHQRIHQKVKNARNHEKESDKEETQSRCEEDSENESIHSGTNPISENECDSVAGLGNHSSVPRNRKESLANAAKGSLCREEKTPGRTASTCLAESSKNAQKQITKDQESRGNCDHESPSGFIQDLLEMHNKKSPMNHILASADSTPQLLGAE